One part of the Drosophila teissieri strain GT53w chromosome 3R, Prin_Dtei_1.1, whole genome shotgun sequence genome encodes these proteins:
- the LOC122622239 gene encoding uncharacterized protein LOC122622239: MDLDILNQHSSTFRWIAIWGTWSLLLLNFHGCQAVPGGSSGERVHIRLHMPEVVRQHTHFHNVYKLPRKIHPVPAPPPTTIASMHPKFVGKPHVQLLGYTTAVGNSGPLAPNIMQLMGTATTPTMMATPTNLMPNYGPALFDNYNQEMALSATTTTTTARPQIVKASKQQQLLQQIFTPQINEDEDTSAEDNQVESNSLLNNNFLEALQREYLAKFGGRRKRKKSSSKLRNTNKEYMNNFRNKPYYYQDEDLSENFEDYPDEQPHYEDYEEVMVMSSPGKYGAYYPPESEEMDQDHAHGYDSAVAFSGQDNSISSSIPTMEEFLEDANNPVSGYGVGGHFEPYSNSNDMYSQSWQPSSTSATMGNSWPRPTANTYTNSSKGPKSRPVRSRGRPKVRYVKLITRKKRKSHLRTKRYRP, from the exons ATGGATCTGGATATCCTGAATCAGCACTCGTCCACCTTTCGCTGGATCGCCATATGGGGCACATGGAGCCTGTTGCTGTTAAACTTCCACGGATGTCAAGCGGTTCCTGGCGGCAGCAGTGGAGAGCG CGTTCACATACGTCTCCACATGCCGGAGGTGGTGCGTCAGCACACGCATTTCCACAATGTCTACAAGTTGCCGAGGAAAATACACCCGGTtcctgcaccaccacccacaacgaTCGCATCAATGCATCCCAAGTTCGTGGGAAAACCGCATGTACAACTTTTGGGCTATACGACGGCAGTGGGAAATTCGGGACCTCTGGCACCCAATATAATGCAGCTGATGGGAACGGCGACCACGCCTACTATGATGGCAACGCCCACCAATTTAATGCCTAATTACGGGCCCGCATTATTCGATAATTACAATCAGGAGATGGCTTTGAGTGCCacaacgacgacaacaacagcgagACCTCAGATTGTAAAAGCCTccaagcagcaacaattgctgCAACAAATTTTCACACCTCAGATAAATGAAGATGAGGACACCTCAGCGGAGGATAATCAAGTGGAGAGCAACTCTTTACTCAATAACAATTTCCTTGAGGCTCTGCAAAGGGAATATCTGGCCAAGTTCGGTGGACGGCGTAAACGCAAGAAATCCAGTTCAAAACTGAGGAATACCAACAAGGAGTATATGAATAACTTTAGGAATAAACCATACTACTATCAGGATGAGGATTTGTCTGAGAACTTTGAAGACTATCCAGATGAACAGCCACATTATGAGGATTACGAGGAAGTGATGGTGATGAGTAGTCCCGGTAAATATGGAGCTTATTATCCACCGGAATCGGAGGAAATGGATCAGGATCACGCACATGGTTATGACAGTGCTGTGGCCTTCAGTGGTCAGGATAATAGCATTTCATCCTCCATTCCAACAATGGAGGAATTTCTCGAAGATGCCAATAATCCTGTATCTGGTTATGGAGTAGGTGGGCATTTTGAACCCTACAGCAACTCAAATGATATGTATTCCCAGTCGTGGCAGCCCTCCTCTACGAGTGCCACAATGGGCAACAGTTGGCCAAGACCCACTGCCAATACCTATACCAATTCCTCAAAGGGCCCAAAATCAAGACCTGTAAGATCAAGAGGTCGACCGAAAGTGCGATATGTCAAGTTGATCACcagaaaaaaacgcaaaagtCACCTTCGCACGAAAAGGTACCGACCATAA